Proteins found in one Pelorhabdus rhamnosifermentans genomic segment:
- a CDS encoding response regulator has product MAKILVCDDSAFMRMMLKKVLVDGGHEIVGEAGDGMQAVQLFRQLKPDITTMDITMPKLNGVEAVKLIHKEDSIARIVMVTAIGQQAIINDALEAGASDFLLKPFENTAVLSTIEKLIK; this is encoded by the coding sequence TTGGCTAAAATTCTTGTCTGTGATGATTCGGCTTTTATGCGCATGATGTTAAAAAAGGTATTGGTAGATGGCGGTCATGAAATTGTTGGCGAAGCCGGAGACGGTATGCAGGCTGTACAATTATTCCGCCAATTGAAACCGGATATTACAACAATGGATATTACCATGCCTAAATTAAATGGCGTAGAAGCTGTTAAATTGATTCATAAGGAAGATTCTATTGCGCGGATTGTTATGGTAACTGCCATTGGGCAGCAGGCCATCATAAATGATGCCTTGGAAGCAGGTGCATCAGATTTTTTGTTGAAACCTTTTGAGAATACCGCTGTCTTAAGTACAATTGAAAAGCTAATAAAATAA
- a CDS encoding ABC transporter substrate-binding protein: protein MSQKKAYSLISVILMLIFILAACTSTPAVRNQISEGPAWAPTLSPLASPVVVKVGMKQVISDAGILIGMAKGYYQDLGIQIEPVQFNSGQEMINQLAASQLDVGATVTASGLFNAMSRNIPIKIVADKGINIPGSGYYRLVIRQDLVNTIKDYTDLKGKKIAIVGTASLDEISADRVLAKAGLSTNDVDIQVIRSFSDMLVSLSNKSIDAAMVIEPFIAQGIAKNILAPWKDPADYDPDAQTALLVFGTSLVQQNDVANRFMTAYVKSLRDYNDAFFKDIHKQETIDILCKYSVIKDPNLYEKMFPTGLNPNGYVRMKGIQMDLDWYEQHNLVKNISINDAVDNRYVDFALQILGNY from the coding sequence ATGAGTCAAAAAAAAGCTTATAGTTTAATTAGTGTCATTCTCATGCTTATATTTATTTTAGCAGCCTGTACATCTACACCAGCTGTTCGTAATCAAATATCTGAGGGACCTGCATGGGCACCGACCTTAAGTCCTCTTGCGAGTCCAGTCGTTGTAAAAGTTGGCATGAAACAAGTCATTTCCGATGCAGGTATCCTAATTGGTATGGCTAAGGGATATTATCAGGATTTGGGTATACAAATCGAACCTGTCCAGTTTAATTCAGGTCAAGAAATGATTAATCAGTTAGCAGCCAGTCAGCTTGACGTAGGAGCAACAGTCACTGCATCGGGACTGTTTAATGCCATGTCACGCAACATCCCGATTAAAATCGTCGCGGACAAGGGTATCAATATCCCTGGTAGCGGTTATTACCGCTTGGTCATTCGGCAGGATCTTGTGAATACCATTAAGGATTATACTGATTTAAAAGGAAAGAAAATCGCCATTGTCGGCACAGCTTCACTTGATGAAATTTCCGCAGACCGTGTACTAGCCAAAGCTGGACTGTCCACAAATGATGTGGATATACAAGTGATTCGCTCGTTTAGTGATATGCTTGTGTCTTTGTCAAACAAAAGCATTGATGCCGCCATGGTTATTGAACCATTTATTGCACAAGGAATAGCGAAGAATATACTCGCCCCCTGGAAAGATCCAGCTGATTATGATCCCGACGCCCAAACAGCCTTACTTGTCTTTGGTACTAGTCTCGTTCAGCAAAATGACGTCGCCAACCGTTTTATGACTGCCTACGTTAAATCATTGCGGGACTACAACGATGCCTTTTTTAAAGATATTCACAAACAAGAAACAATCGACATACTCTGCAAATATTCCGTTATTAAAGATCCGAATTTATATGAAAAGATGTTTCCAACAGGTCTAAACCCCAATGGCTATGTACGGATGAAAGGCATTCAAATGGATTTAGACTGGTACGAACAACACAATCTCGTTAAAAATATTTCCATCAACGATGCTGTAGATAATCGATATGTTGATTTTGCCTTGCAAATTTTAGGTAACTATTAA
- a CDS encoding ABC transporter permease produces MTAKSPYHRLLTLLSILSPLSLLIIWEALARLHFIDIRLFSSPTLILKAFIPLLLSGDLLYNTYISVQRVLIGFIAGTVPGILLGISMGLSPFVRSAIEPMIAATYPIPKLAIMPLILLVFGIGETSKIFTIAIGVFYLVVINTMAGVLNIDKIYLDVAKNFGASRKNFYLTVALPGALPMIFAGLKLGMGMALILIVAAEMSASKAGVGWMIWRSYDMFDIEPMFVALIMLSVLGYIFTLLLDRIEAWVLPWKQQP; encoded by the coding sequence ATGACTGCAAAATCTCCCTACCATCGTTTACTTACGTTGTTATCCATTCTGTCTCCACTGAGCCTATTAATCATCTGGGAGGCTTTAGCCCGCCTGCACTTCATTGACATTCGCTTATTCTCCAGCCCCACGCTCATTCTCAAGGCTTTCATTCCACTGTTATTATCAGGTGACTTGCTTTACAATACCTATATCAGCGTACAGCGCGTCCTCATCGGCTTCATTGCCGGTACAGTTCCTGGCATTCTGTTAGGCATTAGTATGGGACTGTCACCTTTTGTGCGTTCTGCCATTGAGCCCATGATTGCGGCAACTTACCCCATTCCCAAACTCGCCATTATGCCGCTTATCTTACTTGTTTTCGGTATTGGTGAAACCTCAAAAATATTTACTATTGCTATCGGTGTGTTCTATCTCGTCGTCATTAACACAATGGCCGGTGTACTCAATATTGATAAAATTTATCTTGATGTAGCCAAAAACTTTGGTGCCAGCCGCAAAAATTTTTACTTAACCGTGGCCTTACCTGGTGCCCTTCCCATGATTTTTGCCGGTCTAAAACTCGGGATGGGAATGGCGCTCATCTTGATTGTAGCAGCAGAAATGTCAGCATCCAAAGCCGGAGTAGGCTGGATGATCTGGCGCTCCTATGACATGTTCGACATTGAACCTATGTTTGTGGCACTTATCATGTTATCTGTACTCGGCTATATTTTTACTCTGTTACTAGACCGAATCGAAGCATGGGTCTTACCTTGGAAACAACAGCCGTAA
- a CDS encoding ABC transporter ATP-binding protein, with amino-acid sequence MEQTKQSIVLTNLEKTFTVADGAITALDKISLTIDCGEFCVIVGPSGCGKTTLLRILAGLDTATGGRMEIVPSSSCRPINSMVFQEQSIFPWLTVTENVEYGLKMRNIPKQQRKELANYYIQKIGLEQFANAYPHQLSGGMKQRVSVARAFANDPEILLMDEPFGSLDEQNRMILQQEVLKIWEQTKKTTVFITHSIDEALCLGDRIVIMTAHPGKIKATIAVDLPRPREIANIRTTIHYNELYQQIWYNLKDEVTKKSRH; translated from the coding sequence TTGGAACAAACAAAACAAAGTATTGTGTTAACAAACCTTGAAAAAACATTTACTGTTGCAGACGGCGCAATTACGGCCTTAGATAAAATCAGTCTTACAATTGACTGCGGCGAGTTTTGTGTCATTGTCGGACCAAGTGGCTGTGGAAAAACAACACTCCTACGCATTTTAGCAGGTCTTGATACGGCTACAGGCGGTAGAATGGAGATCGTCCCTTCCTCCTCTTGTCGGCCAATCAATTCTATGGTTTTCCAGGAACAATCTATTTTTCCCTGGCTGACTGTAACGGAGAATGTGGAATATGGCCTAAAAATGCGCAATATCCCCAAACAACAGCGAAAAGAGCTTGCGAACTATTATATTCAGAAGATTGGACTTGAACAGTTTGCCAACGCCTATCCCCATCAATTATCAGGCGGTATGAAACAACGGGTCAGTGTAGCCCGGGCTTTTGCTAACGACCCGGAAATTTTACTTATGGATGAACCTTTTGGTTCTCTTGATGAACAAAATCGCATGATTCTTCAACAGGAAGTGCTGAAAATTTGGGAGCAAACTAAAAAAACGACGGTTTTTATCACCCATAGTATTGATGAGGCCCTCTGCCTCGGTGACCGTATTGTCATCATGACTGCACATCCTGGAAAAATCAAAGCGACGATTGCCGTAGACTTACCTCGGCCCCGCGAAATTGCCAATATCCGTACGACTATCCATTATAATGAACTATATCAACAAATTTGGTATAACTTAAAAGATGAAGTCACGAAAAAGTCACGCCACTAA
- a CDS encoding methyl-accepting chemotaxis protein produces MSKNSFGFNIASIRMRLLLVMLSIMLISLSVLTGVSYYFSKQALSKSVDEVAAAIGTDYANRVQASTDEIIIFVQELANNPYIRNGNDRQQIVNTLADGIKRNNKFTGLNYGDLSGNVLRSQGDTVYIGDREYYKKAVQTRKIAISDPLVAKGTGKISLAIAVPVVVNGNLTGVLQATVPLDSLNDMVKDIKFKDSGYGVIAAKSGMIIANTQYPELNGKLNLTEKKIEPELKLGVNEFDDNLISLFKAAVESGKQVKGIHTFINKDIPMVSVFTPIDLPGNQRWIMMITAPVTEATRETGILSLILFAASIVCILLGAIAVVIFSAKFTQPITKIRDESILLAEGDLRLRKINVHSQDEVGQLAESFGQMADRLRKLVMQVQAKAETVAASSEEMTASAQQCADVTNQVAGAVCRIAEGSDLQANAVDSMAGIVQQMSAGIERIVITGREIAVIAENTAKSTAEGRQTIEQAREQMGAIGAGSETVQNTIGNLAQGSREIREIVTLISAIAGQTNLLALNAAIEAARAGEAGRGFAVVAEEVRKLAEESNQAAQKIAGLIQKNEVDMDQAIVVTQDSTNGVKTGIEVVESAGNTFKSIADAVESLSTQIHGIMEAIDLIAAGSQGLVSSVQNVDKVAKENATETQSVSAATEEQSASMQEIAASSKVLADTAAALQSAVTNFKV; encoded by the coding sequence ATGTCCAAAAATAGTTTTGGCTTCAACATAGCAAGTATCCGCATGCGTTTATTGCTTGTTATGCTGTCTATTATGTTGATTTCATTGAGCGTATTGACTGGGGTAAGCTATTATTTTTCAAAACAGGCGCTTTCTAAAAGCGTTGATGAGGTTGCCGCGGCAATAGGTACAGACTATGCTAATCGCGTGCAAGCTTCTACTGATGAAATTATAATATTTGTACAAGAATTGGCCAATAATCCTTATATTCGAAACGGCAATGATCGGCAGCAGATTGTCAATACTTTGGCAGACGGAATTAAGCGCAATAACAAATTTACAGGCCTTAATTATGGAGATTTAAGCGGGAACGTGCTACGGTCGCAAGGTGATACTGTATATATCGGTGATCGCGAGTACTACAAAAAAGCCGTTCAGACAAGGAAAATCGCCATATCAGATCCGCTTGTTGCAAAAGGCACGGGAAAAATATCGTTGGCAATTGCGGTGCCCGTAGTAGTAAATGGGAACTTGACGGGTGTACTGCAGGCTACTGTACCGCTTGATAGTTTAAATGATATGGTAAAGGATATCAAATTCAAAGACAGTGGCTATGGAGTCATCGCTGCTAAATCAGGTATGATTATTGCTAATACCCAGTATCCTGAATTAAATGGGAAACTGAACCTGACGGAAAAGAAGATTGAACCAGAACTAAAACTTGGTGTTAATGAATTTGACGACAATTTAATATCACTTTTTAAAGCGGCTGTTGAAAGCGGAAAACAGGTAAAGGGCATACATACGTTTATAAACAAAGATATTCCTATGGTTAGCGTATTTACACCGATTGACCTTCCTGGCAATCAGCGTTGGATTATGATGATTACAGCTCCCGTAACGGAAGCTACTCGTGAAACGGGGATCTTGAGTCTTATCCTGTTTGCAGCTTCGATAGTGTGTATATTATTAGGAGCAATTGCGGTTGTGATATTCAGCGCTAAATTTACTCAGCCGATAACTAAAATTCGGGATGAATCAATTCTCTTAGCTGAAGGCGATTTAAGGCTGAGAAAAATTAATGTTCATTCCCAGGATGAAGTCGGACAATTGGCTGAATCCTTTGGTCAAATGGCGGATAGACTGCGCAAATTAGTTATGCAAGTTCAAGCTAAAGCGGAAACCGTTGCAGCCTCTAGCGAAGAGATGACTGCAAGTGCACAACAGTGTGCTGACGTAACCAATCAAGTTGCCGGAGCTGTTTGCCGTATTGCCGAAGGCTCGGATTTGCAGGCAAACGCAGTGGATAGTATGGCAGGTATTGTGCAGCAAATGTCGGCAGGTATCGAGCGCATTGTCATCACAGGCAGGGAGATAGCGGTTATCGCTGAGAATACGGCTAAGTCTACGGCAGAGGGACGCCAGACTATTGAACAAGCCAGAGAACAGATGGGGGCTATTGGCGCGGGTTCCGAAACGGTTCAAAATACGATTGGCAATCTGGCGCAAGGGTCGCGTGAAATTAGGGAAATTGTCACTTTGATTTCCGCTATTGCTGGACAGACCAATCTGTTGGCTCTTAACGCTGCAATTGAGGCTGCCAGAGCAGGAGAAGCAGGTCGGGGGTTTGCCGTAGTAGCTGAGGAAGTGCGAAAATTGGCGGAAGAGTCCAATCAAGCAGCCCAAAAAATCGCGGGATTGATTCAGAAAAATGAGGTGGACATGGATCAAGCTATTGTTGTTACCCAAGATAGCACTAACGGTGTTAAGACAGGGATTGAAGTGGTTGAATCAGCTGGGAATACTTTTAAATCTATTGCTGATGCCGTAGAAAGCCTATCAACGCAAATTCATGGCATCATGGAAGCGATTGATCTGATTGCGGCAGGAAGCCAAGGGCTAGTTTCTTCTGTACAAAACGTTGATAAGGTTGCCAAAGAAAATGCCACCGAGACACAAAGCGTTTCGGCGGCGACTGAAGAGCAGTCTGCTTCTATGCAGGAAATTGCTGCTTCAAGTAAAGTATTGGCAGATACAGCAGCCGCTCTTCAGTCAGCCGTGACGAACTTTAAAGTATAA
- a CDS encoding CaiB/BaiF CoA transferase family protein yields the protein MKPLEGICVLDLSRVLAGPYTSMMLADFGADVIKIETPEVGDDSRAFGPFVNKESAYFMSLNRGKRSMTLNLKLSEGQEIFKEMVKKADVVLENYRPGVMEKFGLGYEVLQEINPRIIYAACSGFGHSGPYMKKPAYDVIVQGLGGIMSITGQEGGEPTRVGASVGDITAGLFTATGILTALYSRAITGKGQKVDVAMLDCQVAILENAISRYLVSGTVPSPIGNRHPSITPFEAFRAQDGYIIIAIGNDRLWAKFCQLIKREDLVTDEHFVANADRTKNQKQLKSILDGEFPAKTVAEWIEVLDGAGIPCGPINTVDQVIADPQVQARNMIVEIDHPVAGRLKMPGLPIKLSATPGAVETPAPLLGQHTEEILQEFLGMSTQQLADLRAKKVI from the coding sequence TTGAAACCACTTGAAGGAATTTGCGTATTAGATTTAAGTCGGGTTTTAGCTGGGCCATACACTTCCATGATGCTTGCCGACTTTGGAGCAGATGTTATCAAAATTGAAACGCCGGAAGTAGGGGATGATTCCAGGGCTTTTGGTCCCTTTGTGAATAAAGAAAGTGCTTATTTTATGAGCTTAAACCGAGGAAAGCGGTCTATGACTTTAAATCTAAAATTATCTGAAGGACAGGAAATTTTTAAAGAAATGGTAAAAAAGGCTGATGTTGTACTTGAAAACTATCGGCCAGGAGTAATGGAAAAATTCGGTCTCGGTTATGAAGTGCTACAAGAGATCAATCCGAGGATCATATATGCCGCTTGTTCCGGTTTTGGACATAGCGGGCCTTATATGAAAAAACCGGCTTATGACGTCATCGTGCAAGGTTTGGGCGGAATCATGAGTATTACTGGTCAAGAGGGTGGTGAGCCAACGCGGGTCGGTGCTTCAGTCGGCGATATCACCGCGGGATTGTTTACTGCCACTGGCATATTAACGGCATTATACAGTCGAGCAATAACAGGTAAAGGGCAAAAAGTGGATGTAGCCATGCTAGATTGCCAAGTAGCGATATTAGAAAATGCTATATCAAGGTACTTAGTCTCAGGAACAGTGCCTAGCCCTATTGGTAATCGTCATCCATCAATTACCCCCTTCGAAGCTTTTCGCGCCCAAGACGGGTATATCATCATTGCCATTGGCAATGATAGACTCTGGGCGAAATTTTGCCAGTTAATTAAGCGCGAAGACCTTGTTACTGATGAGCATTTTGTAGCCAATGCCGATAGAACTAAAAATCAAAAACAACTGAAATCGATACTTGACGGAGAATTTCCAGCCAAAACTGTAGCCGAATGGATTGAGGTCTTGGATGGCGCAGGTATTCCTTGCGGTCCCATCAACACAGTTGATCAGGTGATAGCAGATCCGCAGGTTCAAGCAAGGAATATGATCGTAGAAATAGATCATCCTGTAGCTGGACGCTTAAAAATGCCTGGATTGCCGATTAAACTTTCCGCTACTCCTGGTGCAGTTGAAACTCCAGCACCGTTATTAGGGCAGCATACAGAAGAGATCTTACAAGAATTCCTGGGAATGAGCACTCAACAATTAGCTGACCTTCGAGCTAAAAAAGTAATTTAA
- a CDS encoding RidA family protein codes for MKSVVNTDKAPAAIGPYSQAIKAGSFMFISGQIPVDPTTGTVVSGGVAEQTKQALDNLTAILRSENLGLENVVKTTVFLIDLNDFQTVNQVYGEYFSQDAPARCCVQIARLPKDVSVEIEAIAYL; via the coding sequence ATGAAAAGCGTTGTTAATACGGATAAAGCGCCTGCGGCGATAGGTCCTTATTCTCAAGCAATAAAAGCGGGTAGCTTCATGTTTATTTCCGGTCAAATACCCGTTGATCCCACCACCGGAACCGTAGTGTCCGGCGGTGTTGCGGAACAGACAAAACAGGCTTTAGATAATCTTACAGCTATTCTGAGAAGCGAAAATCTAGGGTTGGAGAATGTTGTAAAAACAACAGTATTTCTTATAGACCTGAATGATTTCCAAACAGTTAACCAAGTTTATGGAGAATATTTTTCACAAGATGCTCCGGCTAGGTGCTGTGTCCAGATAGCTAGGTTGCCTAAAGACGTTTCTGTTGAAATTGAAGCTATTGCTTATCTATAA